In Plasmodium malariae genome assembly, chromosome: 11, the following proteins share a genomic window:
- the ALV7 gene encoding inner membrane complex protein 1j, putative — translation MEDKQCKLLLSECCKGNYAAPVISMNIESDQAYEEGNDYTYQSSERPVINVKGDQPVFNIPVYQDKYVRDKIIESSKYEIQDVVQPKYYSQETKHDVPTVELLYKERKINIPQEKILENPVDVDIPIGYVPIYSPIWDVREIPRVIPKYEGEQKIIEVEVPQIKYIDKYVEKEIIVDIKEKIVPKITEMEKQVDIVKYQWKEKYQDVPVCKYVPKIDVELDCPPPLIVPYPEVHFQNISEVLNPNQKAIDIPPELLKNNTSYIQQAPIMNREASEKRPFFEFARLISKKDRKLGSHQGDQEKSQIDSYREIDGYKEVVGYREVEDDYEDKNDIVLTPDGQRQNVEDKNKKTKKKNWLFCSFNNCKDQRGETSLNDIDPQTGYPKSMPKDFSAFFKKDLNKVKKQMGIYTDTKSTASSNFIEKSPVNPTIEYVGKIDKPPIDGGKLDSISFKLHAIEVHQFIPVPNMPKPKFLDLVPPENFEQNDISSIQNLFGSTSEGWVDPKITGFIAPMMNDVLHGNVQPQSPFFNKLSINNNKNQTKSFTSIPGENCNSDNYKYVGNYHGGMDHTQQGDYQSGMDHTQQDDYQSGMDHMQQDDYQSGMDHMQQDDYINYDNNSSLNYINENYESHDAVIY, via the coding sequence ATGGAGGATAAACAGTGCAAACTACTGCTCAGTGAGTGCTGCAAGGGGAATTATGCAGCCCCCGTTATAAGTATGAATATAGAGAGTGATCAAGCGTATGAAGAGGGAAATGATTATACATATCAAAGTAGTGAGAGACCAGTGATAAATGTAAAGGGAGATCAACCTGTGTTTAATATTCCTGTATACCAAGATAAGTATGTGCGTGATAAAATAATCGAGTCatcaaaatatgaaattcAAGATGTGGTACAACCAAAATATTATAGTCAAGAAACAAAACATGATGTACCAACAGTtgaattattatacaaagaaagaaaaataaatatacctcaagaaaaaattttggaAAATCCGGTTGATGTAGATATACCAATAGGTTATGTACCAATCTATTCACCTATATGGGATGTAAGAGAAATACCTAGAGTTATACCCAAATATGAAGGAGAGCAAAAGATTATAGAGGTAGAAGTACctcaaataaaatatatagacaagtatgtagaaaaagaaatcattgtagatataaaagaaaaaattgtacCTAAAATTACTGAAATGGAAAAACAAGTTGATATAGTCAAATATCaatggaaagaaaaatatcaaGATGTACctgtatgtaaatatgtaccAAAAATTGATGTTGAGTTAGATTGTCCTCCACCTTTAATAGTACCATACCCTGAAGTTCATTTTCAAAACATTTCTGAGGTTCTTAATCCAAATCAAAAGGCGATAGATATCCCTCCTgaactattaaaaaataatacatccTATATTCAACAGGCACCTATTATGAACAGGGAAGCTTCTGAAAAAAGGCCTTTCTTTGAATTTGCTCGGTTGATATCGAAAAAAGATAGAAAGCTGGGAAGCCACCAAGGCGACCAGGAAAAAAGCCAAATAGACAGTTACAGAGAAATCGATGGTTACAAAGAAGTCGTCGGTTATAGAGAAGTTGAGGATGATTACGAGGATAAGAACGACATTGTGCTAACACCTGATGGGCAACGTCAAAATGTAGAGgataagaacaaaaaaacaaaaaaaaaaaattggctTTTCTGTTCCTTCAACAACTGCAAGGATCAAAGGGGAGAAACTTCCCTTAATGACATAGATCCACAGACAGGATATCCTAAATCTATGCCAAAAGATTTTTctgctttttttaaaaaagatttaaataAGGTCAAAAAACAAATGGGTATATATACTGATACGAAATCAACAGCATCAAGTAATTTTATAGAGAAAAGTCCTGTCAATCCTACCATTGAATATGTAGGTAAAATTGATAAGCCACCAATAGATGGAGGAAAGTTAGATTCCATATCTTTCAAATTACATGCAATTGAAGTACATCAATTTATACCTGTACCTAATATGCCTAAACCTAAATTTCTAGATTTAGTGCCTCCTGAAAATTTTGAACAAAATGATATTTCGTCcattcaaaatttatttgGATCCACTTCTGAGGGTTGGGTTGATCCTAAAATTACTGGCTTCATTGCACCTATGATGAATGACGTTTTACATGGAAATGTACAACCACAAAGtcctttttttaacaaactcagtattaataataataaaaaccaAACCAAGTCCTTCACGTCCATACCAGGTGAAAACTGTAATAGTGATAACTATAAATATGTTGGAAACTACCATGGCGGAATGGACCACACGCAACAAGGCGATTATCAAAGTGGAATGGATCACACGCAACAAGACGACTACCAAAGTGGAATGGATCACATGCAACAAGACGACTACCAAAGTGGAATGGATCACATGCAACAAGACGACTACATCAACTATGACAACAACTCTTCCTTAAactatataaatgaaaactaTGAATCTCACGATGCAGTAATATATTaa
- the SYS1 gene encoding protein SYS1, putative codes for MKILSYIQQENGRFILDTPENHVHFIIWQILCLQAVFYAIPSTTTFFIFTIAGFFRNLIYIFNTESYFNGDIALFCIFFTNILNSVLISLFIKIVVKRSKKHLDYVTSYGIIHLCLSIVVSRFPVSYLWYLSFFLFVMITVLISECLCYKDNIERNLFEQHYIVRSNYNVYFYNTQKL; via the exons atgaaaatattatcttACATTCAACAAGAAAATGGCAGATTTATTTTAGATACTCCAGAAAACCATGTTCATTTCATTATATGGcaaatattatgtttacaGGCAGTATTTTATGCTATTCCGAGTACaactactttttttatttttactattgcTGGGTTCTTTcgaaatttaatttatatttttaatacagaGTCCTATTTTAATGGAGATATTGCtttgttttgtattttttttacaaatatattaaactcCGTTTTAAT atctttattcataaaaattgtCGTCAAAAGATCAAAAAAACATTTAGACTACGTCACATCTTACggtataattcatttatgcCTATCTATTGTGGTTTCGAGATTTCCTGTCTCAt ATTTATGGTATCTAagctttttcctttttgtcaTGATAACTGTGCTTATAAGCGAGTGCCTATGCTACAAGGATAACATTGaaagaaatttatttgaACAACACTACATTGTAAGAAGTAactataatgtatatttttataacacgCAAAAACTGTAA
- the PmUG01_11042300 gene encoding mRNA binding Pumilio-homology domain protein, putative, producing the protein MTKLFAMKKSKKIKEKSSINKKELREKKKKKKKILKQRDENMNNVNNSSTGSGNHASNNGEKKKRKQLIVKKIKKKGKINPETTGGTFLFEKKEKRKNNTMKQNMKRVDNTILDKKCKNIMNDENLSKSKKKKLIKECKKKVVIENYDYYKKLRLYFNELLQAKDKAEKKKRITIIWNELKKVELIKFARTNLGYHVMSSLIINAEEEDQNKLWEGLFPHFNNIGTCNFVSLIFQCFYKHAKSEKIKNDIFLWLLNHSKLFLTKFASRLWHTVFKKLKTAMRIKMINFLLIPNINDIKNISPEILKKAPSEMIKTFNEENKMSIKKYLMETIENIVEKELLYNIVSHNILLAACEILNEEELINVMEIIHEGCEYLISTNIGNKALIYLLGYSTSKHKKNLIKLLKNNIVDLCKNSVNFLLVIRLLKITDDTKILNDMIVQKIVSDFENLLNDYYGFYVILEFFYDINEHNEDKYFNVTWKNMIYSKAVKSVKDGFKRKSEIIQPIIEQLLIVFLDKNKLNKYLKDKRYIFIIYEFLSYTQNEQVLKNLLFFIEQIIYLYKNEANINEMYNCKHINDLFRRFFTSSRSYNLLSKMLDGCTFYEKLCNIFLLDIEIVLKSELIKTFNNLFIFVKQKDINMYEKFLTCTGQVNNREIYNELKQTTPKLTYFNKYLELINVDINMEKE; encoded by the coding sequence ATGACGAAACTTTTTGCGATgaagaaaagtaaaaagatTAAGGAAAAGAGTTCTATTAACAAAAAGGAActaagggaaaaaaaaaaaaaaaaaaaaaaaatcttgaAGCAGAGGgatgaaaatatgaataatgtaaataatagcAGTACTGGCAGTGGTAATCATGCTTCAAATAAtggtgaaaaaaaaaaaagaaagcagctaatagtaaaaaaaattaagaagaaAGGCAAGATTAACCCTGAAACAACAGGAGGAACAtttctttttgaaaaaaaagaaaaaagaaaaaataatacaatgaagcaaaatatgaaaagagTTGATAATACTATATTAGATAAAAAATGCAAGAACATTATGaatgatgaaaatttatcaaaatccaaaaaaaaaaaactaataaaagaatgtaaaaaaaaagtagtaatagaaaattatgattattataaaaagttgagattatattttaatgaactATTACAAGCAAAAGATAAAgctgaaaaaaagaagcgaataactattatttggaatgaattaaaaaaagttgaaCTTATCAAATTTGCTCGTACGAATCTTGGTTATCATGTAATGTCctctttaattataaatgcagaagaagaagatcaaaataaattatgggAAGGTCTATTTCCACACTTCAACAATATTGGTACATGCAATTTTGTTTCGCTTATATTTCAATGTTTTTACAAACATGCAAAAAGTGAAAAGATAAAGAATGATATTTTCTTGTGGTTATTAAACCATTCGAAATTGTTTCTAACAAAATTTGCTTCAAGATTATGGCACAcagtttttaaaaagttaaaaacaGCCATGAggataaaaatgattaacTTTTTACTTATTCCAAACATTAATgatataaagaatatttcACCTgagattttaaaaaaggctCCGAGTGAAATgattaaaacatttaatgaagaaaataaaatgtcgattaaaaaatatttgatggAAACTATTGAAAATATTGTAGAAAAAGAACtactatataatattgtttCTCATAATATCCTCCTAGCTGCATGTGAAATATTAAACGAAGAAGAGTTAATTAATGTAATGGAAATAATACATGAAGGATGTGAATATTTAATATCAACAAATATTGGTAACAAAgccttaatatatttactagGGTACAGTACTagtaaacataaaaaaaatttaataaaattattaaaaaacaatatagtAGATTTGTGTAAAAATAGTGTAAACTTCTTGCTAGTTATTAggcttttaaaaattacggATGATACCAAAATTTTGAATGATATGATAGTTCAAAAAATTGTAAGTGATTTTGAAAACTTATTAAATGATTACTATggtttttatgttattttagaatttttttatgacataaatgaacataatgaagataaatattttaatgttacatggaaaaatatgatatattccAAGGCAGTGAAAAGTGTCAAAGATGGgttcaaaagaaaaagtgaAATTATACAGCCCATTATTGAACAATTACTAATTGTATTCctagataaaaataaattaaataaatatttaaaggataaaagatatatttttattatttatgaatttttatcataCACTCAAAATGAACAAGTgctaaaaaatttattgttctttatagaacaaattatatatttatataaaaatgaggctaatataaatgaaatgtaTAATTGCAAACATATTAATGACTTGTTCAGGAGGTTTTTCACCTCCTCCAGAAGTTATAATCTATTAAGTAAAATGTTGGATGGCTGTACATTTTATGAAAAGTTATGTAACATATTTCTTCTTGACATAGAAATTGTTTTGAAATCCGAGTTAATTAAAACTTTTAAcaacttatttatatttgtaaaacaAAAGGACATTAACatgtatgaaaaatttttaacatgTACAGGTCAGGTAAATAATAGAGAAATTTACAACGAATTAAAACAGACAACTCCAAAATTAACGTATTTTAATAAGTATCTTGAACTAATTAATGTAGATATCAATATggaaaaggaataa